DNA from Flavobacteriales bacterium:
GCCAGTGGGGCCCTGCCACGCGCATGATGATCGACAACGTGGCGGGCCAGTGCAAGGCCACCAAGCTGAACGACGACCCGTCTGACTTCCGCTACTCCTGCGGCGTCACCAAGGCGCTGGGCAACGGCCAGGCCAACCTGGTCTACGCCAAGGGCAAGACCCGCCTCAACGCCAACTGCGTGTCGGTGCCCGCGAACCGCTACCAGTTCCGCTTCCGCCTCCCCGCCGAGGGCGTGGTGATCGTGAAGACCGGCGTGAGCAACAACCCGTGGACCTACCTGAACATGAACAACCTGGTGGGAACGCCCCTGCCCTCGAACGCCACCCTGCAGGCCTGCAAGCTCTACGAAGTGGAGGCCCGGGCCAGCTTCGACAATGGCGCCACCTGGTGCGTGGGCGGTGACCCCTACACGGACCTCACGCCCTGGGGCGACGTCTGCACGGTGTTCATCTCCGGCTGCTCCTCCATGGCCACGCAGCCCACGGGCAGCGAGAGCATGGATGCCGCGGCCGCCCTGCGCGTGTTCCCCAACCCGAACCGCGGCGACCAGCTGACCCTCGCGCTCGACCGCGTGGCGGCCGGCGTGGAGACCGTGAGCGTGGACATCTACGACGCCTTCGGCAAGCGGGTGACCGCTCGCACGATCGCGGTGCAGGATGGCTACCTCAACACGGTGCTCGACCTCAACGGCGCCCTGGCCAACGGCCTCTACATGGTGAGCATCACCGCCGGTGAAGCCACCTACAACGAGCGCCTGGTGATCCAGAAGTAAGCACCGCCTGAACCGGCCTTTGTGCGCGGCCCCCATCGGAAACGGTGGGGGCCGCTGCATTCAGGGCCTGGGCCAACCCCGGGATGCCCCCTGGGCCGCAACGGCATCCCGCCCCGCGGCAGGCCTCCATCAAGCCATCGCCGGGCGGTGCACCGCACCACGGTCAATCATGCGCCGTCCGCCGTGCCAAGCCCTCTGCACCGGCCGATGAAAGGCGCGGAGCAGGGCGCATGGAGAACGGCAGCCAAGGCCACGCCCGCGCTACGAGGGCGGGCACGACCCGCGCACCCCCGAGCGGGATCACCGCGTGAAATCCGGGTAGAGCAGGTACCTGGCCCGCACCCGGCGGAAGGCCTCCAGGTCCTTGGCCCATCCTGCGCGGATGGCCTCCTCCGTGGCGCCGGCCTGCACCTGCTGGCGCAGCTCAGGCCCGCCGGCCAGCTTGTCGAAGAAGGGAGTGAAGAACGCCGCCTTGTCCGGGCAGGCTTCGTACAGGCCGATCAGCCATTGCAGGTTGATGCGGCGGTCCATCCGCGTGCTGAACGCGCCATAGTCCCGCAGGTCGATCCCCGTGCAGCGCTTGCCCTTGTGCGGAGGGTCCTTGGCGCCCGGCTTGGGCACCGGGGTGAAGGCAAAGGCGCCGATGGGATTGCCGGGGTATCCCACGCACTGGAACGGCTGGTCGGTGCCGCGCCCCACGCTCACCATGGTGCCCTCGAAGAGCCCCAAGGATGGGTAGAGGTAGACCGCCGCCATGTTGGGCAGGTTGGGCGAAGGGCGCACGGGCAGCTGGTAGAAGGCATCGTGGTCGTAGCCCACGCACTCCACCACGGTGAGGTCGCACCGGCGCCCTTCCTTGAGCCAGCCCTCGCCGTTGATCATGCGGGCATACTCGCCGATGGTCATGCCATGCACCAGGGGCACGGGATGCATGCCCACGAAGGAGCGGTACGCCTCCTGCAGCACGGGACCGTCCACGTAGAAGCCATGGGGATTGGGACGGTCCAGCACGATCACCTTGCGCTGCTGCTCCTGCGCCGCCTCCATCACGTAGTGCAGCGTGCTGATGTAGGTGTAGAAGCGCACGCCCGCATCCTGGATGTCGAAGAGCAGCACCTCCGTATCGGCGAGCTGCGCGGCGGTGGGCTTCTTGTTGGCGCCATAGAGCGAGACGAGCGGCAGCCCGGTGCGGGCATCGCGCTGGTCCTTCACATGCTCACCGGCATCCGCCTCGCCGCGGAAGCCGTGCTCGGGGGCGAACACCTTCACCACCTGCACGCCGAGGGTGAGCAGGGAGTCCACCAGGTGGGTGCCGCCGATCATGCCGGTCTGGTTGGTCACCACCGCCACCCGCCGCCCGCGCAGCAGCGGCAGGTAGGCCTCGGTGCGCGCCGCGCCCACCGTCACCTCGGGCCTGCCGATGGCCACGGCCACCGGCTGCTGGGCTGCCGCCGCCAACGGGAGCGCCAGCAGCAGCGCGGCTATCTTCGCCCGCATCCCCTTCGCCGTGAGCTTCGCGCACTTCATCGCCCGCCGCATCGTACGCGGGGGAACCGCCGGATTCTCGCGGCCCATCGTGTTCATCGCGGTGCTCGGCATCGTGGTGGGCATGGCGGTCATGATCCTGACGGTGGGCATCACGCGGGGCTTCCAGCGCGAGGTGCGGGCGAAAGTAACCGGGGCGGCGGCCCACCTGCAGATCGTCGCCATCGGCCAGACCGACCCCAAGGAGACCCTGCGCATACCCATCGGCCAGCCGTTCTACCCCGCATTGGATACCGTTCCCGGCATCGCCCACATCCAAGTGTATGCCACACGGCCGGGCATCATCGAAACGGAGCGCGACATCGAGGGCGTGGTGCTCAAGGGCATCGGTGCCGACTACGACACCCGATTCCTCCGCACGCACCTGCTGCAGGGCGGGCTCCCGGCCATCGGCGACAGCGCACGCCCCATCGACCTGCTCCTCTCCAAGCACCATGCGGACCGCCTGCGCATCGGCGTGGACGACACCATCACCACCTACCTCGTCCGGGGCCGCGACGAGATCCGCCCGCGGCGCTTCCGCGTGTGCGGCGTGTACCAGACCGGGCTGGAGCAGATCGACCACAACCTGGTGTTCGTGGACATCGACCACCTGCAGCGCTTCGCCCAATGGGGGCTGAAAGCCGAGATCGATGTGAGCCCGCTCCGCTACAGCAGCTACGTGGAGATCACCGGGCTCGCGTTCGGGGGGGATCGGCTCTACACCTACGAATGGCCCGGAACGGATTGGAAGGGGCCTGGCCCGCACCGCGCCCTGCTCTACGACCGCTACGTGCCTGATGTGCCGTATGGCGCCATCGGCAAGGCCCCGAAGGACACCGCGTTCACGCTCGTCGTCCACGATGCCGATCGCACCATCCCGGACACGGCCGTCGTGCGCATCATCCCCGACTCGTTGGTGCGGGTGACCACCAGCCTGGGCACCGAGGTGATCGTGGGCGGCGTGCGCGTGGAGCGCAGCGGCAGCGGCGGCAGCTACCGCAGGTATTGCGGCGGCTTCGAGGTGATCCTCGACCGCTTCGAGGACATGCAGCGGCTCGACGACCTGGTGTACACCGCCTACCTGCCCCCCGACCTCCGCTCCCTCAGCGCGCGCGACCGCTTCCCGGAGATCTTCGCCTGGCTCGAGCTGCTGGACAAGAACGTGGTGGTGATCATCGCGCTCATGATCGCCGTGGCCATCATCAACATGACCAGCGCACTGCTGATCATCATCCTCGAGCGCACCGCCATGATCGGCACGCTCAAGGCCCTGGGAGCCACCAACGGCGCCATCCGCCGCATCTTCCTCCTCGATGCCGCCTACATCCTGGGCGCCGGCATCCTCCTCGGCGATGCCCTGGGAATCGGCCTCGCCGCCGTGCAGCAGCGCTTCGGCCTGGTGAAGCTGCCCGTGGAGACCTACTACGTGGATGCCGTGGTGGTGGACATCGAACCCCTAGCGGTGCTGGCGCTGAACGCAGGCACCCTGCTGGTGTGCGTGCTGGCGCTCATCCTCCCCAGCATGCTGGTGACCCGCATCGCGCCCGCCAAGGCCATCCGGTTCGCGTAGGGGCGGATCCTGATCCGCCCCTACGCAACCGGCGGGACGCTCCTACCTTCGTGCTGCAATGAAGATCCACGAGAACATCCTCAGCACCATCGGCAACACGCCCATGGTGAAGCTCAACCGCATCGTCAAGGACCTGCCCTGCACCGTGCTGGCCAAGGTGGAGACCTTCAACCCCGGCAACAGCATCAAGGACCGCATGGCCCTGAAGATGATCGAGGACGCCGAGAAGGCCGGCCTGCTGAAGCCCGGGTACACCATCATCGAGGGCACCAGCGGCAACACCGGCATGGGCCTCGCCATCGCGGCCATCATCAAGGGCTACAAGTGCATCTTCACCACCACCGACAAGCAGAGCAAGGAGAAGGTGGACGCCCTGCGCGCCTTCGGGGCGGAAGTGATCGTGTGCCCCACCAACGTGGACCCCGAGGACCCGCGCAGCTACTACAGCGTGAGCAGCCGCCTGGTGAAGGAGGTACCCAACAGCTGGAAGGCCAACCAGTACGACAACCTCAGCAACCGCCAGGCGCACTATGAAAGCACCGGCCCCGAGATCTGGGACCAGACGGACGGTAAGGTGACGCACCTGGTGGTGGGCGTGGGCACCGGTGGCACCATCTGCGGTACCGGCCGCTACCTGAAGGAGAAGAACCCGAACGTGAAGATCTGGGGCATCGACACCTACGGATCCGTCTTCAAGAAGCTGAAGGAGACCGGCGAGTTCGACAAGAACGAGATCTACCCTTACATCACCGAGGGTATCGGCGAGGACTTCGTGCCGGCCAACGTGGACATGGACCTCATCGACCATTTCGAGAAGGTCACCGACCGCGACGCGGCGATCTACACGCGCAAGATCGTGAAGGACGAGGGCATCTTCGTAGGCAACAGCGCGGGCGCGGCCATGGCCGGCCTGATGCAGATGAAGCACCTGCTGAAGCCCGAGGACGTGGTGGTGGTGATCTTCCACGACCACGGCACGCGCTACCTGGGCAAGATGTTCAACGACGACTGGATGCGCGAGCGCGGCTTCCTGGTGGAGGAGAAGCCCACCGCCGGCGACCTGCTGAAAGGCAAGGAGCTGCAGCTGCTGAGCGTGGAGGCCGATGAGCCGGTGCTGATGGCCATCGACAGGATGCGCGCCCACAACATCGACCAGCTGCCCGTGTTCGAGGGCGGCAAACCGGTGGGCACCATCACCGATGCCCGCCTGTTCGATGCCATCCTGGAGGACGCCGACGTGCGCACCCAGGCCGCCCGCGTGGTGATGGGGGCGGCCCTGCCCGTGGTGCAATTGGAAGCTACCTTGGAAGAAGTCGCGAAGCGGTTGGGCAATGGCAGTCCGGCCGTGTTGGTGGAACAACCGAACGGCTATGGTATCCTGACAAAACAGGATATCATCGGCAAATTGCGGTGATCCGCCTGGGCCATGCCTGAACTCTGCCGCTTCTACGGGATCATCATCCGGATGTATTTCATGGACCACAACCCGCCGCACTTCCACGCGGAATACCAGGGTCAACGCGCCGAGTTCGACATCCGCACCCTTGAACTGATCGCCGGTTCCTTGCCCGGCAGGGCGCATGCGCTGGTACTGGAATGGGCATCCATGCATCGCGCGGAACTGCTGACCAACTGGAACCGTGCCGTGGAGGGCGAACCTCCATCGCCGATCGATCCACTACCTTAGAGACATGAACACGGTCGTAAAGGTCATTCCACAAGGAGCTAACCGGCTCATCCTGACCTTCGCGGATGGCTTCCAAGCGGAGGTCGACCTAAAGCCCCTGCTCACCAAAGGCATCGCCCAACAGGTGGCCGCTCCCGACCTCTTCGCGCAGGTGACCACGGAACCCGGAGGCGGTATCTCCTGGCCGAACGGTTTCGATCTGTGCCCGGAATTCCTGCGGGAATTGGCCGAGAAGCGTCAGGCGGCGGCGTAACTGTACAAACACAACGACTATTTCGACGGATCAGAGATGAAGATCATGGCCGGAGCATGAGATGGAAAGCACGATATACAGCAGCGGCTCTTCTCATCATCTTATTCCTGTCATTCATGGCCTGGGCCTATTCGAGCTTGGTCCTACTTAACACCGGTCTTGACTTAAAGTACTTGGAGTCAGAAACGAGCGATCTTTTAGCAAGGCAGGCATTTTGGACTACCATTCGATCCCGCATCAGTTGGATTATTATGATCGCCTTGGCCATGCTCACGGGACTACTGACCTACCGGTGGTTCTTCGTACCGAGCAAAGGCTAAGGAGTTCACTCATCCGATCATCTGATCGCATGCGCTCCGTCCCCGACCAGATGAACCGCACCGTCCGAGTGCCCGACCACCCGGAGCGCATCATCTCCCTCGTTCCGTCCCAGACCGAACTTCTGCACGACCTGGGCCTTGGCGACCGCGTGGTGGGCATTACCAAGTTCTGCATCCACCCGGATGCCTGGTTCCGCAGCAAGGCCCGCGTGGGTGGCACCAAGCAGGTGGATCTGGACAAGGTGCGCGCATTGAAGCCCGACCTCATCATCGGCAACCAGGAGGAGAACAGCCGGGAGGACATCGAAGCGTTGGAACGGGAGTTCCCCGTGTGGATGAGCGACGTGCGCGACCTGGACGGCGCTTTGGAAATGATCCGGCGCGTGGGAGAATTGACGGCCACTGGTGACAGGGCCGGTGAGCTGATCCGACTGATCGCGGTTGCTTTCGACCATCTTGAACGGCCGTCAACCCCAATGAGCGTCGCATATTTCATCTGGCGCGACCCCTTGATGGTGGCGGGCGAGGACACCTACATCAGTGACATGCTGGACCGTGCGGGCTTCACCAACGCGTTCGCCCACCGCCCAGAGCGCTACGCGGAGATCACCCCGGCAGAGCTCGCGGCAGCCGACCCCGATGTAGTCCTGCTCTCCTCCGAGCCTTACCCCTTCGCCGAAAAGCACCTGCTGGAGTTCAACATGATCTGCCCCGGCACCCCGGTGAGGTTGGTGGACGGCGAGCTCTTCAGCTGGTACGGCAGCCGGCTGCTGCGCACACCGGCCTATCTCGCTGCAGTGCAGCGTTCCCTACCCACGGACCGGGCACCCGCCTGAGCGGCGGGACGCATCCGGCGACGGGCGGTGAACCGGCTCCACGAATGGCAGCCCCCCCAGGACGCACGGCCCTACTTTTGCGAGCAGCCCTGCCATGCCCCGTTTGCTCTTCGCCCTTGTCCTCGCCTGTTTCAGCGGGGCGGCCGCGGGGCAGCGGGTGGGCGTGGTGCTCAGCGGTGGCGGTGCCGCAGGGCTGGCCCACATCGGCGTGCTCAAGGCGCTGGAGGAGCATGGCGTGCCGGTGGACTGCGTGGCCGGCAGCAGCATGGGAGCGCTGATCGGTGCGCTCTATGCCTCGGGATACTCACCGTGGGAGATGGACTCCCTCTTCCGCACCGAGCTCTACCGCACCATGGCCGAAGGGGGGGTGGAGCAACGGCACACCTACCTCTTCAAGCGCGACCATCCGGACGCCTCGCTCATCACCCTCCGGTTCGACCTGGACACGGCCCTGCAGACATCACTCCCCACGAACCTGCGCAGCCCCGTGCTCCTCGACTTCGAGCAGATGCGCGGCTTCACGCCCGTATCCACGGCTGCCGGCAACGATTTCGACTCGCTCTTCGTGCCGTTCCGCTGCGTGGCCAGCGACCTCACGGCGCAGCGCGCGGTGGTGTTCCGCCAAGGCGACCTGGCGCAGGCCGTGCGTGCCAGCATGAGCTACCCCTTCTATTTCAAGCCCATCCGGGTGGATGGGCACCTGATGATGGATGGCGGCCTCTACAACAACTTCCCCAGCGATGTCATGTACCACGACTTCCTGCCAGACATGATCGTGGGGAGCAACGTGAGCGGCAATTCGCCGCCTCCGAGCGAAGACGACC
Protein-coding regions in this window:
- a CDS encoding DUF4160 domain-containing protein, whose amino-acid sequence is MPELCRFYGIIIRMYFMDHNPPHFHAEYQGQRAEFDIRTLELIAGSLPGRAHALVLEWASMHRAELLTNWNRAVEGEPPSPIDPLP
- a CDS encoding DUF2442 domain-containing protein, coding for MNTVVKVIPQGANRLILTFADGFQAEVDLKPLLTKGIAQQVAAPDLFAQVTTEPGGGISWPNGFDLCPEFLRELAEKRQAAA
- a CDS encoding helical backbone metal receptor, translating into MRSVPDQMNRTVRVPDHPERIISLVPSQTELLHDLGLGDRVVGITKFCIHPDAWFRSKARVGGTKQVDLDKVRALKPDLIIGNQEENSREDIEALEREFPVWMSDVRDLDGALEMIRRVGELTATGDRAGELIRLIAVAFDHLERPSTPMSVAYFIWRDPLMVAGEDTYISDMLDRAGFTNAFAHRPERYAEITPAELAAADPDVVLLSSEPYPFAEKHLLEFNMICPGTPVRLVDGELFSWYGSRLLRTPAYLAAVQRSLPTDRAPA
- a CDS encoding pyridoxal-phosphate dependent enzyme, with translation MKIHENILSTIGNTPMVKLNRIVKDLPCTVLAKVETFNPGNSIKDRMALKMIEDAEKAGLLKPGYTIIEGTSGNTGMGLAIAAIIKGYKCIFTTTDKQSKEKVDALRAFGAEVIVCPTNVDPEDPRSYYSVSSRLVKEVPNSWKANQYDNLSNRQAHYESTGPEIWDQTDGKVTHLVVGVGTGGTICGTGRYLKEKNPNVKIWGIDTYGSVFKKLKETGEFDKNEIYPYITEGIGEDFVPANVDMDLIDHFEKVTDRDAAIYTRKIVKDEGIFVGNSAGAAMAGLMQMKHLLKPEDVVVVIFHDHGTRYLGKMFNDDWMRERGFLVEEKPTAGDLLKGKELQLLSVEADEPVLMAIDRMRAHNIDQLPVFEGGKPVGTITDARLFDAILEDADVRTQAARVVMGAALPVVQLEATLEEVAKRLGNGSPAVLVEQPNGYGILTKQDIIGKLR
- a CDS encoding ABC transporter permease, encoding MATATGCWAAAANGSASSSAAIFARIPFAVSFAHFIARRIVRGGTAGFSRPIVFIAVLGIVVGMAVMILTVGITRGFQREVRAKVTGAAAHLQIVAIGQTDPKETLRIPIGQPFYPALDTVPGIAHIQVYATRPGIIETERDIEGVVLKGIGADYDTRFLRTHLLQGGLPAIGDSARPIDLLLSKHHADRLRIGVDDTITTYLVRGRDEIRPRRFRVCGVYQTGLEQIDHNLVFVDIDHLQRFAQWGLKAEIDVSPLRYSSYVEITGLAFGGDRLYTYEWPGTDWKGPGPHRALLYDRYVPDVPYGAIGKAPKDTAFTLVVHDADRTIPDTAVVRIIPDSLVRVTTSLGTEVIVGGVRVERSGSGGSYRRYCGGFEVILDRFEDMQRLDDLVYTAYLPPDLRSLSARDRFPEIFAWLELLDKNVVVIIALMIAVAIINMTSALLIIILERTAMIGTLKALGATNGAIRRIFLLDAAYILGAGILLGDALGIGLAAVQQRFGLVKLPVETYYVDAVVVDIEPLAVLALNAGTLLVCVLALILPSMLVTRIAPAKAIRFA
- a CDS encoding DUF1343 domain-containing protein, translated to MRAKIAALLLALPLAAAAQQPVAVAIGRPEVTVGAARTEAYLPLLRGRRVAVVTNQTGMIGGTHLVDSLLTLGVQVVKVFAPEHGFRGEADAGEHVKDQRDARTGLPLVSLYGANKKPTAAQLADTEVLLFDIQDAGVRFYTYISTLHYVMEAAQEQQRKVIVLDRPNPHGFYVDGPVLQEAYRSFVGMHPVPLVHGMTIGEYARMINGEGWLKEGRRCDLTVVECVGYDHDAFYQLPVRPSPNLPNMAAVYLYPSLGLFEGTMVSVGRGTDQPFQCVGYPGNPIGAFAFTPVPKPGAKDPPHKGKRCTGIDLRDYGAFSTRMDRRINLQWLIGLYEACPDKAAFFTPFFDKLAGGPELRQQVQAGATEEAIRAGWAKDLEAFRRVRARYLLYPDFTR